A stretch of Geomonas oryzisoli DNA encodes these proteins:
- a CDS encoding EamA family transporter, whose protein sequence is MSNLAFALIIFSAVMHATWNTLVKQSRHKTVFIWWMFVASMFPFTAIIAVVNEPFHWPGLHTLTMISIGSVSFVLYHLLNGRAYREGDLSIIYPLSQTSMVYVPIWGVLLLRERLSFIGICGILLVIFGTFCVQMQRVSLAELARPFRDLKSSSVRAALLAGFIYSIGSIAEKTGVRDYPPVFFTYFLVIAMLCLMTLNLCRPKYRDLITEEWRGNWRLILWSGPTVMLSFLSFRYGLNMARVGYAVPVRQVSIMVGVLIGIFFLRESFGRMRLISAALIVAGAALIRLG, encoded by the coding sequence ATGTCAAATCTCGCCTTCGCCCTCATCATCTTCTCCGCCGTAATGCACGCCACCTGGAACACCCTGGTAAAACAGAGCCGGCACAAGACGGTATTCATATGGTGGATGTTCGTCGCCTCCATGTTCCCTTTCACCGCCATTATCGCGGTAGTCAACGAACCCTTCCACTGGCCCGGGCTTCACACACTGACCATGATCTCCATCGGCTCGGTCAGTTTCGTGCTGTACCACCTGCTCAACGGCCGTGCTTATAGAGAAGGCGACCTCTCCATCATCTACCCACTATCCCAGACTTCGATGGTGTATGTACCCATATGGGGAGTACTGCTGTTGAGGGAGCGCCTCTCCTTCATCGGGATCTGCGGCATCCTCCTGGTCATTTTTGGTACTTTTTGCGTCCAGATGCAGCGCGTGTCGCTGGCTGAGCTCGCCCGTCCCTTCCGCGATCTGAAGAGCAGTTCGGTCCGCGCCGCTCTCCTGGCCGGCTTTATCTATTCCATCGGCTCCATTGCCGAGAAGACCGGCGTCAGGGATTACCCGCCCGTCTTCTTCACCTATTTTCTTGTGATCGCCATGCTGTGCCTCATGACCCTCAACCTGTGCCGCCCCAAGTACCGCGACCTGATCACAGAGGAGTGGCGCGGCAACTGGCGCCTGATCCTGTGGAGCGGCCCCACCGTCATGCTCTCCTTTCTCAGCTTCCGCTACGGCCTCAACATGGCCCGGGTCGGCTACGCTGTCCCGGTGCGCCAGGTGAGCATCATGGTGGGGGTCCTGATCGGCATCTTCTTCCTGAGGGAATCTTTCGGCAGGATGCGCCTCATCTCCGCGGCTCTCATAGTGGCCGGTGCCGCCTTGATCCGGCTGGGCTAG
- a CDS encoding YtxH domain-containing protein, whose protein sequence is MAERMKRPMSGLMMLVGGGVLGAGLGLLFAPCAGEKSRKKMMRMGKTIGNKSDRMMRDIADRIDDLADTMSSMSGKAGKFMHLR, encoded by the coding sequence ATGGCAGAAAGGATGAAGAGACCGATGTCAGGCCTGATGATGCTGGTTGGCGGTGGGGTGCTCGGTGCTGGTCTTGGTCTTCTCTTTGCTCCCTGCGCGGGAGAGAAGAGCCGCAAGAAAATGATGCGCATGGGTAAGACGATCGGCAACAAAAGCGACAGGATGATGCGTGACATCGCCGACCGGATCGACGATCTGGCAGACACCATGTCCAGCATGAGCGGGAAGGCAGGGAAGTTCATGCACCTGCGCTAA